A window from Salvia miltiorrhiza cultivar Shanhuang (shh) chromosome 2, IMPLAD_Smil_shh, whole genome shotgun sequence encodes these proteins:
- the LOC131009023 gene encoding REF/SRPP-like protein At3g05500: MAKTDCNLQQPKSARGDENRPRLKYLDFVVVAALQALMFVASIYCFAKERSGRLKPGIDVVEGSVKNVIGPLYAKSHHLPIQVLNFADRKVDESVHKVQKCVPSTLRSASFKAYNHARRAPIAARCVMADVKKTGMVETASELAKSVYAKYEPVAKDFYTKYEPVTEEYALYLWRLLNQYALFQRAALAAGPLAGYCSEMYNQKVEVAAKRGYKVAAHLPIIPIEKIAEALRTENMKPVVIDGGRGEEEIAA, encoded by the exons ATGGCCAAAACAGATTGCAATCTCCAACAACCTAAATCC GCGAGGGGCGATGAGAACAGGCCGAGGCTCAAGTACTTGGATTTCGTGGTGGTCGCCGCCCTTCAAGCGCTGATGTTCGTCGCCAGCATCTACTGTTTCGCCAAGGAGAGATCGGGCCGGCTCAAGCCCGGCATTGACGTCGTTGAGGGCTCTGTTAAGAACGTCATCGGCCCGCTTTACGCTAAATCACACCATCTCCCCATTCAAGTCCTCAACTTTGCGGATCGCAAG GTTGATGAGTCTGTGCACAAAGTGCAGAAATGCGTGCCCTCCACTCTGAGGAGCGCATCTTTCAAAGCCTACAACCATGCTCGGAGAGCACCTATCGCTGCACGGTGCGTGATGGCTGATGTCAAGAAAACCGGCATGGTGGAGACAGCTTCTGAACTTGCGAAATCAGTGTATGCCAAGTACGAGCCAGTAGCCAAGGACTTCTACACCAAGTATGAACCAGTGACCGAGGAGTATGCACTGTACCTTTGGCGTTTGCTGAACCAGTACGCCCTCTTCCAACGAGCTGCTCTAGCTGCTGGCCCACTAGCCGGTTACTGCTCGGAGATGTACAACCAGAAGGTTGAAGTTGCTGCCAAGAGAGGGTACAAGGTGGCAGCACATCTTCCGATCATACCTATTGAGAAGATTGCTGAGGCTCTGAGGACTGAGAATATGAAGCCTGTAGTCATTGATGGCGGCCGCGGAGAAGAAGAAATCGCGGCGTAG
- the LOC131009011 gene encoding heavy metal-associated isoprenylated plant protein 35-like: MAEESAQPIKQLKTTIIRASIHCQGCRRKVEKILSQIHGVEHVDVDAQQHKVTVTGDVDADTLIRKLIKSGKNAELWPQISQRRANPAIGRKKEVETQGKADGAPPASDDNNTTAEAETAAPVKAGEVDGDGDGVGGGGGDAKAVNGPAVKKTDGDVNVPVKKSEEESNCKGEERCAAAPEKSDGGGNGGESGASAKKKKKKKRAQSGNPEKGLENGETNESPPRHHHHHQFPPPPAAYAVSYNTAYPSSSYTASCYAAPPPHGYAYVHQAEAAAPSSDPELNPRQPLDSFELFSDENPNGCFIM; the protein is encoded by the exons atgGCGGAGGAATCTGCTCAACCTATCAAGCAGCTCAAG ACTACAATCATCAGAGCTTCCATCCACTGCCAAGGCTGCAGAAGAAAAGTCGAGAAAATCCTCTCACAAATTCATG GCGTGGAGCATGTAGACGTCGACGCGCAGCAGCACAAAGTGACGGTGACGGGCGACGTCGACGCCGATACCTTGATCAGAAAATTGATCAAATCCGGCAAAAACGCCGAATTATGGCCCCAAATATCTCAACGCAGAGCTAATCCTGCAATTGGAAGGAAGAAAGAGGTAGAAACACAAGGAAAAGCCGATGGCGCGCCTCCCGCTTCTGATGATAATAATACGACGGCTGAAGCCGAAACCGCCGCTCCAGTTAAAGCAGGTGAAGTTGACGGTGACGGTGACGGTgtcggcggcggaggaggagatGCTAAAGCAGTTAACGGCCCTGCCGTCAAAAAAACAGACGGCGACGTTAACGTTCCGGTGAAAAAGTCAGAGGAGGAGAGCAACTGCAAGGGCGAGGAGAGATGCGCGGCCGCGCCGGAGAAGAGCGACGGCGGCGGTAACGGTGGGGAGAGCGGCGCGTCtgcgaagaagaagaagaaaaagaagagagcGCAAAGCGGGAACCCCGAGAAAGGATTGGAGAATGGGGAGACCAATGAGAGTCCTCCacgtcatcatcatcatcatcagttCCCGCCTCCGCCGGCCGCGTACGCGGTGAGCTACAACACGGCGTATCCTAGCAGCAGCTACACGGCGTCGTGCTACGCTGCGCCTCCACCGCATGGGTACGCGTATGTGCAtcaggcggaggcggcggcgccgtcgtCGGATCCTGAGCTGAATCCACGGCAGCCGTTGGATTCTTTTGAATTGTTTAGTGATGAAAATCCAAATGGCTGCTTTATTATGTGA
- the LOC131009049 gene encoding rapid alkalinization factor-like codes for MAGTWKLLLALCLIASAILPHATAGGDAAAMGWVMPAVRSGCRGTVAECMADEEEFELDSESNRRILATRRYISYGALQRNSVPCSRRGASYYNCRPGAQANPYRRGCSAITRCRS; via the coding sequence ATGGCAGGCACTTGGAAATTACTGCTGGCGCTCTGCTTAATCGCGTCTGCCATACTCCCCCACGCCACGGCCGGCGGCGACGCGGCGGCGATGGGGTGGGTGATGCCTGCGGTGAGATCGGGCTGCAGGGGAACCGTGGCGGAGTGTATGGCCGACGAGGAGGAGTTCGAGCTGGATTCGGAGTCCAACAGGCGCATCCTAGCCACGCGCCGCTACATCAGCTACGGCGCGCTGCAGAGGAACAGCGTGCCGTGCTCGCGCCGCGGCGCGTCGTACTACAACTGCCGCCCCGGCGCTCAGGCCAATCCCTACAGGCGCGGCTGCAGCGCCATCACTCGTTGCCGGAGCTGA
- the LOC131008913 gene encoding ATP-dependent DNA helicase Q-like SIM isoform X1, whose amino-acid sequence MDGNDVTSDKVIAELVDMGFDILDIAEAIKAVGPSLDNAIELILNSSRRNDRNASTSSMCLTDNKVTGKRASSSLQPSAKLRQRNITEQLKLSSASKRSKMTGVYNASVSARNFLTRGKEPVVPSTVDTGLDHCQETGMVPSYCKDEKIIGLDWERKATNLLQKNFGYSSLKGFQKEALAAWMANQDCLVLAATGSGKSLCFQIPALLSGKVVVVISPLISLMHDQCLKLGKLGISACFLGSGQLDKCVENKAMNGAYSIIYVCPETILRLMKPLQSLAESRGIALFAIDEVHCVSKWGHDFRPDYRRLSILRESFSAENLKCLKSDIPLMALTATATIRVREDILKSLCMSKEMKIVTTSFFRPNLRFSVKHSRTSGSNYEKDFNELIKLYTKEKKALQKLVLNNLDGGSKTSSCSPNGSTSGIDRMCRNMNDSDDSDDDDFLDCPEEELSVQYLEDDCDRVEGVDDLDVFCGESCGPPSLDFRSCGTSDSNNLMSKAGKRPALHQRYLEEGPTIIYVPTRKQTLSLTKFLTNFGVKAAAYNAKLPKSHLRQVHGQFHADELQVVVATIAFGMGIDKSNVRRIIHYGWPQSLEAYYQEAGRAGRDGELADCVLYANLSRIPTLLPSKRSEEQTKQAYQMLSDCFRYGMKSSCCRAKMLVEYFGEEFSTGGCNLCDVCTNGPPEIQDLKEEATLLLRLIATYHENNTCQIELSNDVVAQSSQAMMLRENPNISAFVRMIREQNQKYATSDFTWWRGLARILEERGFIREGDEMKRVQIKLPKATNSGLQFLKCDSQQSFLVYPEADMLLSTERCKSFSSFSEWGKGWADPEIRRQRLQRRKESTKPRRRRVPCKPNLSTVRGRLSAKLGK is encoded by the exons ATGGATGGGAATGATGTGACTTCAGATAAAGTCATTGCCGAATTGGTTGATATGGGGTTTGATATCTTAGACATTGCAGAAGCCATAAAAGCAGTGGGTCCGTCACTGGATAATGCAATTGAATTAATCTTGAATAGCTCTCGTAGAAATGACAGGAATGCATCAACTAGTTCGATGTGTCTCACAGACAACAAAGTTACTGGGAAAAGAGCCAGTTCCTCATTGCAACCTTCTGCTAAACTGCGACAACGGAACATAACAGAACAACTGAAATTGTCATCTGCATCCAAAAGAAGCAAGATGACAGGTGTATATAATGCATCAGTCTCTGCTAGAAACTTCTTGACACGTGGAAAAGAACCAGTTGTTCCTTCGACTGTAGATACTGGTTTGGATCACTGTCAAGAAACTGGCATGGTGCCATCTTATTgcaaagatgaaaaaataattgGATTAGATTGGGAAAGGAAGGCGACTAATCTTCTTCAGAAGAATTTTGGATATTCATCCTTGAAGGGCTTTCAGAAAGAGGCTCTGGCAGCCTGGATGGCTAACCAAGATTGTCTAGTTCTTGCAGCAACAGGATCTG GAAAATCATTATGCTTTCAGATTCCAGCATTATTATCTGGAAAGGTGGTGGTGGTTATCTCACCGTTAATTAGCTTGATGCATGACCAGTGCTTGAAACTAGGAAAGCTTGGGATTTCAGCTTGTTTCCTTGGATCTGGTCAACTTGACAAGTGTGTTGAAAACAAAGCAATGAATGGTGCATATAGCATCATTTATGTCTGCCCAGAGACTATTTTAAG ATTAATGAAACCGCTTCAAAGCCTTGCTGAAAGCCGTGGGATTGCATTATTTGCAATTGATGAAGTTCATTGTGTTTCTAAATGGGGTCATGATTTTCGACCTGACTACAG GCGACTGTCCATATTAAGAGAGAGCTTCAGCGCTGAGAACTTGAAATGCCTGAAGTCTGACATTCCTTTGATGGCTTTGACTGCTACTGCAACTATTCGTGTTCGTGAAGACATATTAAAGTCATTATGCATGTCAAAGGAGATGAAAATTGTCACGACATCATTTTTCCGACCAAATCTACGTTTTTCG GTAAAGCATAGTAGAACATCTGGGTCTAACTATGAGAAGGATTTCAATGAGTTGATTAAATTGTACACGAAGGAGAAGAAAGCACTCCAAAAATTGGTACTGAACAATCTTGACGGTGGCTCTAAAACCTCAAGTTGTTCTCCGAATGGTAGCACATCTGGAATAGATCGAATGTGCAGAAATATGAATGATAGTGATGATtcagatgatgatgattttcTGGACTGTCCGGAGGAGGAATTGTCTGTCCAATACCTGGAAGATGACTGTGATAGAGTGGAAGGAGTCGATGACCTGGATG TTTTTTGCGGCGAATCTTGTGGGCCTCCATCTCTAGATTTCAGAAGTTGTGGGACTTCTGACTCCAACAATCTGATGAGTAAAGCAGGGAAAAGACCAGCACTCCATCAAAGATATCTGGAAGAAGGACCAACAATAATATACGTACCTACTAGGAAACAAACTTTGAGCTTAACTAAGTTCCTTACGAATTTTGGTGTAAAGGCAGCTGCTTATAATGCCAAG TTGCCAAAGTCACATCTTAGGCAGGTGCACGGACAATTTCATGCAGATGAGTTACAG GTTGTTGTTGCTACTATTGCTTTTGGGATGGGGATTGACAAGTCCAACGTCAGACGGATCATTCATTATGGTTGGCCACAG AGCTTGGAAGCATATTACCAAGAAGCTGGTCGGGCAGGTCGGGATGGAGAATTAGCAGACTGTG TCCTATATGCTAATCTATCAAGAATACCTACTCTTTTACCAAGTAAAAGAAGTGAAGAGCAGACAAAACAAGCATATCAGATGTTATCTGATTGCTTCAG GTATGGAATGAAATCATCTTGTTGTAGAGCCAAAATGCTTGTAGAATACTTTGGTGAGGAGTTCTCTACTGGCGGATGTAATTT ATGTGATGTCTGTACCAACGGGCCACCAGAAATTCAGGATCTGAAAGAGGAGGCGACACTGCTCTTGCGGCTTATTGCCACGTATCAT GAAAACAATACTTGTCAAATTGAATTGTCTAATGATGTTGTGGCCCAGAGCTCCCAGGCCATGATGTTGAGAGAGAACCCAAATATTAGTGCATTTGTCCGTATGATAAGAGAACAG AACCAAAAATATGCTACAAGTGACTTCACATGGTGGCGTGGTCTTGCTCGTATATTAGAAGAAAGGGGGTTTATACGCGAGGGAGATGAGATG AAGCGCGTCCAGATAAAGCTTCCGAAAGCAACAAATTCGGGTCTGCAGTTTTTGAAGTGTGATTCGCAACAATCATTTCTTGTTTACCCAGAGGCAGACATGCTGCTCTCCACAGAAAGGTGCAAATCATTCTCGAGTTTCTCAGAGTGGGGGAAAGGCTGGGCAGATCCTGAGATTCGTCGCCAGCGCTTACAAAGGAGAAAGGAGTCGACGAAGCCTCGCAGACGAAGAGTACCCTGTAAGCCTAACTTGAGCACAGTTCGAGGGAGACTATCTGCTAAACTCGGAAAATAG
- the LOC131009053 gene encoding 40S ribosomal protein S21-2-like → MQNEEGQNMDLYIPRKCSATNRLITSKDHASVQINIGHVDESGRYTGQFSTFALCGFIRAQGDADSALDRLWQKKKVEAQQQ, encoded by the exons ATGCAGAATGAGGAGGGGCAAAACATGGATCTCTATATCCCGAGGAAGTG CTCGGCCACTAACAGGTTGATCACTTCCAAGGATCACGCCTCTGTCCAGATCAACATTGGTCATGTGGATGAGAGCGGCAGATACACTGGTCAATTCTCAACTTTTGCTCTTTGTGGATTCATTCGTGCCCAG GGTGATGCGGACAGTGCACTTGATAGGTTGTGGCAGAAAAAGAAAGTTGAAGCCCAACAGCAGTAG
- the LOC131008913 gene encoding ATP-dependent DNA helicase Q-like SIM isoform X2 yields the protein MDGNDVTSDKVIAELVDMGFDILDIAEAIKAVGPSLDNAIELILNSSRRNDRNASTSSMCLTDNKVTGKRASSSLQPSAKLRQRNITEQLKLSSASKRSKMTGVYNASVSARNFLTRGKEPVVPSTVDTGLDHCQETGMVPSYCKDEKIIGLDWERKATNLLQKNFGYSSLKGFQKEALAAWMANQDCLVLAATGSGKSLCFQIPALLSGKVVVVISPLISLMHDQCLKLGKLGISACFLGSGQLDKCVENKAMNGAYSIIYVCPETILRLMKPLQSLAESRGIALFAIDEVHCVSKWGHDFRPDYRRLSILRESFSAENLKCLKSDIPLMALTATATIRVREDILKSLCMSKEMKIVTTSFFRPNLRFSVKHSRTSGSNYEKDFNELIKLYTKEKKALQKLVLNNLDGGSKTSSCSPNGSTSGIDRMCRNMNDSDDSDDDDFLDCPEEELSVQYLEDDCDRVEGVDDLDVFCGESCGPPSLDFRSCGTSDSNNLMSKAGKRPALHQRYLEEGPTIIYVPTRKQTLSLTKFLTNFGVKAAAYNAKLPKSHLRQVHGQFHADELQVVVATIAFGMGIDKSNVRRIIHYGWPQSLEAYYQEAGRAGRDGELADCVLYANLSRIPTLLPSKRSEEQTKQAYQMLSDCFRYGMKSSCCRAKMLVEYFGEEFSTGGCNLCDVCTNGPPEIQDLKEEATLLLRLIATYHENNTCQIELSNDVVAQSSQAMMLRENPNISAFVRMIREQNQKYATSDFTWWRGLARILEERGFIREGDEMDSSLFLMHILEDIFN from the exons ATGGATGGGAATGATGTGACTTCAGATAAAGTCATTGCCGAATTGGTTGATATGGGGTTTGATATCTTAGACATTGCAGAAGCCATAAAAGCAGTGGGTCCGTCACTGGATAATGCAATTGAATTAATCTTGAATAGCTCTCGTAGAAATGACAGGAATGCATCAACTAGTTCGATGTGTCTCACAGACAACAAAGTTACTGGGAAAAGAGCCAGTTCCTCATTGCAACCTTCTGCTAAACTGCGACAACGGAACATAACAGAACAACTGAAATTGTCATCTGCATCCAAAAGAAGCAAGATGACAGGTGTATATAATGCATCAGTCTCTGCTAGAAACTTCTTGACACGTGGAAAAGAACCAGTTGTTCCTTCGACTGTAGATACTGGTTTGGATCACTGTCAAGAAACTGGCATGGTGCCATCTTATTgcaaagatgaaaaaataattgGATTAGATTGGGAAAGGAAGGCGACTAATCTTCTTCAGAAGAATTTTGGATATTCATCCTTGAAGGGCTTTCAGAAAGAGGCTCTGGCAGCCTGGATGGCTAACCAAGATTGTCTAGTTCTTGCAGCAACAGGATCTG GAAAATCATTATGCTTTCAGATTCCAGCATTATTATCTGGAAAGGTGGTGGTGGTTATCTCACCGTTAATTAGCTTGATGCATGACCAGTGCTTGAAACTAGGAAAGCTTGGGATTTCAGCTTGTTTCCTTGGATCTGGTCAACTTGACAAGTGTGTTGAAAACAAAGCAATGAATGGTGCATATAGCATCATTTATGTCTGCCCAGAGACTATTTTAAG ATTAATGAAACCGCTTCAAAGCCTTGCTGAAAGCCGTGGGATTGCATTATTTGCAATTGATGAAGTTCATTGTGTTTCTAAATGGGGTCATGATTTTCGACCTGACTACAG GCGACTGTCCATATTAAGAGAGAGCTTCAGCGCTGAGAACTTGAAATGCCTGAAGTCTGACATTCCTTTGATGGCTTTGACTGCTACTGCAACTATTCGTGTTCGTGAAGACATATTAAAGTCATTATGCATGTCAAAGGAGATGAAAATTGTCACGACATCATTTTTCCGACCAAATCTACGTTTTTCG GTAAAGCATAGTAGAACATCTGGGTCTAACTATGAGAAGGATTTCAATGAGTTGATTAAATTGTACACGAAGGAGAAGAAAGCACTCCAAAAATTGGTACTGAACAATCTTGACGGTGGCTCTAAAACCTCAAGTTGTTCTCCGAATGGTAGCACATCTGGAATAGATCGAATGTGCAGAAATATGAATGATAGTGATGATtcagatgatgatgattttcTGGACTGTCCGGAGGAGGAATTGTCTGTCCAATACCTGGAAGATGACTGTGATAGAGTGGAAGGAGTCGATGACCTGGATG TTTTTTGCGGCGAATCTTGTGGGCCTCCATCTCTAGATTTCAGAAGTTGTGGGACTTCTGACTCCAACAATCTGATGAGTAAAGCAGGGAAAAGACCAGCACTCCATCAAAGATATCTGGAAGAAGGACCAACAATAATATACGTACCTACTAGGAAACAAACTTTGAGCTTAACTAAGTTCCTTACGAATTTTGGTGTAAAGGCAGCTGCTTATAATGCCAAG TTGCCAAAGTCACATCTTAGGCAGGTGCACGGACAATTTCATGCAGATGAGTTACAG GTTGTTGTTGCTACTATTGCTTTTGGGATGGGGATTGACAAGTCCAACGTCAGACGGATCATTCATTATGGTTGGCCACAG AGCTTGGAAGCATATTACCAAGAAGCTGGTCGGGCAGGTCGGGATGGAGAATTAGCAGACTGTG TCCTATATGCTAATCTATCAAGAATACCTACTCTTTTACCAAGTAAAAGAAGTGAAGAGCAGACAAAACAAGCATATCAGATGTTATCTGATTGCTTCAG GTATGGAATGAAATCATCTTGTTGTAGAGCCAAAATGCTTGTAGAATACTTTGGTGAGGAGTTCTCTACTGGCGGATGTAATTT ATGTGATGTCTGTACCAACGGGCCACCAGAAATTCAGGATCTGAAAGAGGAGGCGACACTGCTCTTGCGGCTTATTGCCACGTATCAT GAAAACAATACTTGTCAAATTGAATTGTCTAATGATGTTGTGGCCCAGAGCTCCCAGGCCATGATGTTGAGAGAGAACCCAAATATTAGTGCATTTGTCCGTATGATAAGAGAACAG AACCAAAAATATGCTACAAGTGACTTCACATGGTGGCGTGGTCTTGCTCGTATATTAGAAGAAAGGGGGTTTATACGCGAGGGAGATGAGATG GattcatctctctttttgatgcaTATCTTGGAGGACATTTTCAACTAG
- the LOC131008958 gene encoding uncharacterized protein LOC131008958 produces MEFSVSGTALKTFARSITCLARIGNELVFQSSASQLCLHTLNSSRSAYQSITFKPDFFDVFSVSGAQVQCSVLLKAICSVLRTPVASIDHLTVQLADSDASKVQWALDCSNGMKKTYWITCNFEPDIQHLSLDRRKLPSSFVVRPRDLNRLLANFQSTLQEITIISTQQSTLPLDAADQIGGKAVEFRSYIDPTKENDSSLHTQLWIDPAEEFVQYTHTRDPVDVTFGVKELKAFLSFCEGCEVDIHLYFDKAGEPILMAPKFGLDDGSFSNFDATLVLATMLVSQLSGGNSSEPPAATAAATTAQQGNTTEHPSDHTRIWSELSGSAAKDGNAAQDPRVTGERNHNTNEQATIQRIGAMNISRDKNADGVPVHSKDFQPAETDDTRRPEENNGHVLTQHHPSNWVDADEDDDEGDDPELCVQSTPPYS; encoded by the exons ATGGAGTTCAGTGTGAGCGGTACTGCGCTTAAAACCTTCGCTCGCTCCATCACTTGCCTCGCCCGTATCGGCAACGAGCTCGTTTTCCAGTCCTCTGCTTCTCAG CTATGTCTCCATACTCTCAACTCATCAAGGTCGGCTTATCAATCCATAACATTCAAACCAGATTTCTTTGATGTATTCTCAGTATCTGGGGCCCAAGTACAATGCAGTGTCCTTCTGAAG GCCATTTGCTCAGTTCTAAGAACACCAGTGGCGAGTATAGATCATTTAACTGTACAATTGGCTGATTCTGATGCATCGAAAGTGCAGTGGGCTTTGGACTGTTCTAATG GTATGAAAAAAACATATTGGATTACTTGCAATTTCGAACCTGATATACAACATCTATCACTTGATCGAAGAAAGCTTCCTAGCAGTTTTGTAGTTAGGCCGCGTGATCTCAACAGGTTACTGGCTAATTTTCAATCAACCCTTCAGGAGATTACAATTATCTCAACACAACAATCTACTTTGCCTCTTGATGCTGCCGATCAGATTGGGGGAAAAGCTGTTGAGTTTAGAAGCTACATAGACCCAACCAAAG AAAATGATTCATCACTACATACTCAGTTGTGGATAGATCCTGCTGAAGAGTTTGTTCAGTATACTCATACTCGTGACCCTGTAGACGTAACATTTGGAGTGAAGGAGCTGAAG GCATTTCTTTCATTCTGTGAGGGCTGTGAAGttgatatacatttatattttgataaagCTGGAGA GCCAATCCTAATGGCTCCCAAATTTGGCCTTGACGACGGCTCATTTTCAAACTTTGATGCTACCCTAGTACTTGCTACGATGCTTGTATCACAACTCAGTGGTGGGAATTCTTCTGAACCTCCAGCAGCAACGGCTGCTGCGACCACAGCACAACAGGGAAATACTACTGAGCATCCATCTGATCATACCAGAATTTGGTCCGAACTCTCTG GAAGTGCTGCAAAAGATGGTAATGCTGCTCAAGATCCACGAGTCACTGGGGAAAGAAACCATAACACCAATGAGCAGGCCACAATTCAGAGGATTGGTGCAATGAATATCTCTAGAGATAAGAATGCTGATGGAGTTCCTGTTCACAGCAAGGA CTTCCAGCCAGCGGAAACTGATGATACCAGACGGCCTGAAG AAAATAATGGGCATGTTCTCACACAACACCATCCAAGCAATTGGGTAGATGCAGACGAGGATGACGATGAAGGGGATGATCCCGAGCTGTGTGTGCAGTCAACACCCCCATACTCATGA
- the LOC131009006 gene encoding uncharacterized protein LOC131009006, protein MGSSLPLKFALFFSISIAGAGAGAAALSPKATASDLLSLLGPPDQAASVNSVVARDLRSCFKFLAPFNQTLPTRRSLTSQLNTPLSRSRDEIDRLIVSPPPPILELARLALDSGGDPGAIHRALDPAIVPVPDVEGSNEDRCELTRYPYGRLFIDEGLNSYIKFLFEIIVERGPGVGLNVSLSRYDFFHGHLFLAKESGRVGILFHAKEYPAYDKELFPYNMGYCQVGSNVAYDDSMNLRNILWLAPLPSNSGDAWVAPGVLVVLDAHPEGIIYRDLIPKYVRIARTLYEDDFGEVVVDVNYLNVGAETPKFQLFIC, encoded by the exons ATGGGCTCTTCCCTCCCGCTTAAATTCGCCCTATTCTTCTCCATCTCTatcgccggcgccggcgccggagcTGCCGCTCTCTCCCCCAAAGCCACTGCCTCTGACCTACTTTCCCTCCTGGGCCCACCCGACCAGGCCGCCTCCGTCAACTCGGTAGTCGCCCGGGACCTCCGCTCATGCTTCAAATTCCTAGCCCCCTTCAATCAAACCCTACCCACTCGCCGATCGCTCACTTCTCAACTCAATACGCCGTTGAGTCGGAGCAGAGACGAAATTGATCGCCTGATTgtatcgccgccgccgcccatATTGGAGCTGGCGCGCCTCGCCCTCGACTCCGGCGGTGACCCTGGGGCTATTCACCGAGCTCTTGATCCGGCTATTGTACCC GTTCCTGATGTTGAAGGATCAAACGAGGACCGCTGTGAGCTTACTAGATACCCTTATGGGAGGCTATTTATCGATGAG GGCTTGAATTCTTACATTAAGTTCTTGTTTGAAATTATTGTGGAGCGTGGTCCAGGAGTAGGCTTGAATGTGTCTTTAAGCCGCTATGACTTTTTCCATGGCCACCTTTTCCTTGCCAAGGAATCTGGAAGAGTTGGCATTTT GTTTCATGCTAAAGAGTACCCTGCCTATGACAAAGAACTTTTTCCTTACAACATGGGCTATTGCCAAGTCG GATCTAACGTTGCTTATGAcgattcaatgaatttgagaaATATTTTATGGCTTGCTCCGTTACCGAGTAATTCTGGAGATGCATGGGTGGCACCAG GAGTCCTCGTTGTCTTGGACGCACATCCTGAAGGAATAATATACCGGGATCTCATACCTAAATACGTTCGTATTGCAAGAACATTATATGAAG ATGATTTTGGTGAAGTTGTGGTTGATGTCAACTATCTGAACGTGGGAGCTGAAACACCTAAATTTCAACTCTTCATATGTTGA
- the LOC131009003 gene encoding ATP-dependent Clp protease proteolytic subunit-related protein 3, chloroplastic, whose product MANCVRMPMASSLCCSSSASVAHSSKRRSFGATNSAKIPMPPINPKDPFLSRLASLAATSPDTLLNRPKNSDTPPFLDVFDSPTLMATPAQVERSVSYNEHRPRRPPPDLPSLLLHGRIVYIGMPLVPAVTELIVAELMYLQWMDPKEPIYLYINSTGTTRDDGETVGMETEGFAIYDAMMQLKNEIHTVAVGAAIGQACLLLSAGSKGKRFMMPHAKAMIQQPRVPSSGLMPASDVLIRAKEVIINRDILVKLLAKHTGNSEETVANVMKRPFYMDSTRAKDFGVIDKILWRGQEKVMSDAAPPEEWDKNAGIKVLDAM is encoded by the exons ATGGCTAACTGTGTGCGGATGCCCATGGCTTCTTCTCTCTGCTGCTCCTCATCAGCTTCCGTCGCACACTCCTCCAAACGGCGTAGTTTCGGTGCAACCAACAGCGCCAAGATTCCCATGCCTCCTATTAACCCTAAAGACCCCTTTCTATCCAGGCTCGCCTCCCTTGCTGCCACCTCTCCCGATACGCTCCTCAACAGACCCAAAAACTCCGATACGCCGCCGTTTTTGGACGTTTTCGACTCCCCCACCCTCATGGCTACCCCGGCCCAG GTAGAGAGATCTGTTTCATACAATGAGCACAGACCAAGAAGACCTCCACCAGACTTACCTTCACTGTTGCTGCACGGAAGAATAGTGTACATTGGCATGCCG TTGGTTCCAGCTGTTACTGAGCTTATTGTAGCTGAGTTGATGTATCTTCAGTGGATGGATCCCAAAGAGCCAATTTATCTCTACATAAATTCCACTGGGACAACTCGTGATGATGGTGAAACG GTTGGAATGGAGACTGAAGGTTTCGCAATTTATGATGCTATGATGCAATTGAAGAATGAG ATACATACAGTTGCTGTTGGAGCTGCTATAGGCCAGGCATGCCTCTTACTCTCTGCTGGAAGCAAAGGCAAAAGGTTCATGATGCCACATGCCAAAG CTATGATTCAACAACCCCGTGTTCCATCCTCTGGTTTAATGCCAGCCAGTGATGTTCTGATTCGTGCAAAAGAG GTTATAATAAACAGGGATATCCTTGTTAAACTTCTAGCTAAGCACACTGGAAAT TCAGAAGAGACTGTGGCTAATGTGATGAAAAGGCCGTTTTATATGGACTCTACTAGAGCTAAAGACTTTGGTGTCATTGATAAG ATACTTTGGCGTGGACAGGAAAAGGTTATGTCAGATGCTGCCCCTCCTGAAGAATGGGATAAGAATGCTGGGATCAAAGTCCTTGATGCAATGTAG